A stretch of the Tannerella serpentiformis genome encodes the following:
- a CDS encoding NAD-dependent epimerase/dehydratase family protein, whose protein sequence is MKKILITGASGFIGGHLVREALEGGYEVWAGVRRSSSIGRLPKDRVHLIDLRYADAEALAAQVREHAAEHGRWDGVVHNAGVTKTVRPADFFEVNTEYTRRLLAALNAGGQATRPDRFVLMSSLSAFGRGDERTFRPISADDEPRPESIYGRSKLAAEQCVREQTTIPYTILRPTGVYGPGDRDYGMEIESIRAGFDFKIGRTPQRLTFIYARDLARVVRLALERPEAVGRSYFVADGDVYTDDEFAGLIQELLHRRHVLHARIPLWLARVVCTVSEAIGRMTGRPATLNTDKYHILKQRNWICDVSPLRHELGFTPEYNLRRGLEEIIAETNH, encoded by the coding sequence ATGAAAAAGATACTGATCACTGGAGCCAGCGGATTCATCGGCGGACACCTTGTCCGGGAGGCGCTGGAGGGCGGATATGAGGTCTGGGCGGGCGTGCGACGCAGCAGCTCCATCGGCCGGTTGCCCAAAGACCGCGTTCACCTGATCGACCTCCGTTATGCCGACGCCGAGGCGCTCGCCGCCCAAGTGCGCGAACATGCGGCCGAGCATGGGCGGTGGGACGGCGTGGTCCACAACGCGGGCGTGACGAAGACCGTCCGCCCGGCCGACTTCTTCGAGGTCAACACCGAATACACCCGCCGCCTTCTGGCTGCCCTCAACGCCGGCGGCCAGGCCACGCGCCCCGATCGCTTTGTGCTGATGAGCAGCCTCAGCGCCTTCGGCCGCGGCGACGAACGCACCTTCCGACCCATCTCGGCCGACGATGAGCCTCGGCCCGAATCGATCTACGGCCGCAGCAAACTGGCCGCCGAGCAGTGCGTCCGCGAGCAGACGACGATCCCCTACACCATCCTCCGGCCCACGGGCGTCTACGGACCCGGCGACCGCGACTATGGAATGGAGATCGAGAGCATCCGCGCGGGCTTCGACTTCAAGATCGGCCGCACGCCCCAGCGCCTCACGTTCATCTACGCTCGTGACCTGGCGCGCGTCGTCCGGCTGGCCCTCGAGCGCCCCGAGGCCGTAGGCCGCAGCTACTTCGTGGCCGACGGCGACGTCTACACCGACGACGAGTTCGCCGGCCTCATCCAGGAGCTGCTCCACCGTCGGCACGTCCTCCACGCCCGCATCCCGCTCTGGTTGGCGCGCGTGGTCTGCACCGTCTCCGAGGCCATCGGGCGCATGACCGGCCGACCCGCCACGCTCAACACCGACAAGTATCACATCCTCAAGCAACGCAACTGGATCTGCGACGTCAGCCCCCTGCGCCACGAGCTGGGCTTCACGCCCGAATACAACCTCCGCCGCGGACTCGAGGAGATCATCGCCGAAACGAATCACTAA
- a CDS encoding glycoside hydrolase family 10 protein produces MRNKLLLALALLLSLGACTTSRLVKQEKRIYPKREFRGAWFQTIYQNDYRGLSADDFRALMDQRLDRLKRYGINAIFFQIRPEADAFYPSRYEPWSRWLTGRQGEAPEDEAFDPLAYLIEACHLRGLEFHAWLNPYRAGATDFEDFAETHIYRRHPEWFVRYNRMTLFDPGIPDCRLFICGVVRDIVTRYDIDGIHIDDYFYPYPVAGEPFPDEESFSRYGPPAGFSANRRDDWRRNNINLLIRELKMTVASAKPWVSFGVSPFGIYRNKSSDRHGSDTRGLQDYDDLYADVVLWMKNGWIDYCAPQLYWEIGHKSADYSTLIHWWSGLKTRTPLYIGQDVARTMKAGQLAQKMIEEREAKRVDGHIFWPAGELLRNNGHVADSLRRIWHRYPALTPPLSKAYTDRPDAVQNLRIAQTDGATRLVWDIAPQDPRAPRKTPMRYVVYRFPLGERRDISRASMIVAITGEPSFQLRDSDLELPYTYVVTAVDRYHNESKPCKPLKLDGRTRYINLRGELGQRP; encoded by the coding sequence ATGCGCAACAAACTACTCCTTGCCCTCGCCCTGCTCCTGAGCCTCGGCGCATGCACCACATCGCGCCTCGTGAAGCAGGAAAAACGCATCTATCCCAAACGCGAATTTCGCGGCGCGTGGTTTCAGACCATCTACCAGAACGACTACCGCGGACTCTCGGCCGACGACTTTCGCGCGCTCATGGATCAGCGCCTCGACCGCCTGAAACGCTATGGCATCAACGCCATCTTCTTCCAAATCCGCCCCGAGGCCGACGCCTTCTACCCCTCCCGCTACGAGCCCTGGAGCCGTTGGCTGACGGGTCGCCAGGGCGAAGCGCCCGAGGACGAGGCGTTCGATCCGCTGGCCTACCTCATCGAAGCCTGCCACCTGCGCGGGCTGGAGTTTCACGCCTGGCTCAACCCCTATCGCGCCGGCGCAACGGACTTTGAGGACTTTGCCGAAACGCACATCTACCGCCGCCATCCCGAGTGGTTCGTGCGCTATAACCGCATGACGCTCTTCGATCCCGGCATCCCCGACTGCCGCCTCTTCATCTGCGGCGTGGTGCGCGACATCGTCACCCGTTACGACATCGACGGCATCCATATCGACGACTATTTCTACCCCTACCCCGTCGCCGGCGAGCCCTTCCCGGACGAGGAGAGCTTCTCCCGCTACGGTCCGCCCGCGGGCTTCTCCGCCAACCGCCGCGATGACTGGCGCCGCAACAACATCAACCTCCTGATCCGCGAGCTGAAGATGACCGTAGCCTCGGCCAAGCCGTGGGTCAGCTTTGGCGTCAGCCCCTTCGGCATCTACCGCAACAAGTCGTCCGACCGCCACGGCAGCGACACGCGCGGGCTGCAAGACTACGACGACCTCTATGCCGACGTGGTGCTGTGGATGAAGAACGGCTGGATCGACTACTGCGCCCCGCAGCTCTATTGGGAGATCGGCCACAAGTCGGCCGACTACTCGACGCTCATCCACTGGTGGAGCGGCCTCAAGACGCGCACTCCGCTCTACATCGGGCAGGACGTGGCCCGCACCATGAAGGCCGGGCAACTGGCGCAAAAGATGATCGAGGAGCGCGAGGCGAAGCGCGTCGACGGACACATCTTCTGGCCCGCCGGCGAACTGCTGCGCAACAACGGTCACGTGGCCGACAGCCTCCGCCGCATCTGGCACCGCTACCCCGCGCTCACTCCGCCGCTCTCCAAAGCCTACACCGACCGACCCGACGCCGTGCAGAACCTCCGCATCGCGCAGACGGACGGCGCCACGCGCCTCGTGTGGGACATCGCCCCGCAGGATCCTCGCGCACCCCGTAAGACGCCCATGCGTTACGTCGTCTATCGCTTCCCCCTCGGCGAACGCCGCGACATCAGCCGTGCCTCTATGATCGTCGCCATCACCGGCGAGCCCTCTTTCCAGCTTCGCGACAGCGACCTCGAGCTCCCCTACACCTACGTCGTCACCGCCGTCGATCGCTATCACAACGAGAGCAAACCGTGCAAACCCCTCAAACTCGATGGCCGCACGCGCTACATCAATCTCAGAGGAGAACTTGGCCAGCGTCCCTGA
- a CDS encoding leucine-rich repeat domain-containing protein: MNPTKLTAQWLTILFATAFISATLSAQTVNRDRYIVLTITSDPDAESAFSLDPEDKRAYFYLTADTDNTPVEIVYGNICSTIMVHSRERDAVGTQYVYLPKTSTMTIYGNVNGLNCYAAGHEPFVDFGPLDFNGGVQGPVSNLNISHNQGLKTLDCTNNMISLLDVSWNTGLEELNCSHNGLTTLDVSRNTALKVLDCSSNALGTIDVSHNTALISLSCSENGLSQIDVSRNTALKSLDCCINQLTLLDVSRNTALTDLNCFANEFRSIDVSRNTALTRLICSGNKLTALDIRPHTALEELNCQQNKIIQLDLSQNTALKSLRCSENRLTTLDLSANQSLELLQCYGNQLTAAALDRIYCALPDRTAKEPGELFPAWTDDWDDAPDPDKPKVLAANGRNATRKNWKILYKSNGVTRSGLGIEITGFTGRYICGSGK; encoded by the coding sequence ATGAACCCCACCAAATTAACAGCGCAGTGGCTCACTATCCTTTTTGCTACAGCCTTCATTTCCGCTACCCTCTCCGCTCAAACGGTGAATAGGGATCGCTACATCGTCCTCACCATCACAAGCGATCCGGACGCTGAATCGGCTTTCTCCTTAGATCCCGAAGATAAAAGAGCCTACTTCTATCTCACAGCCGACACCGACAATACGCCGGTGGAAATCGTCTATGGTAATATTTGCAGCACCATTATGGTTCACTCTCGAGAGCGCGACGCTGTAGGTACACAGTACGTCTACCTACCGAAGACGTCCACCATGACGATCTATGGCAATGTAAACGGACTGAATTGCTACGCCGCTGGTCACGAACCGTTTGTCGACTTCGGTCCACTCGACTTCAACGGCGGCGTGCAGGGCCCTGTGAGCAACCTCAACATCAGCCACAATCAGGGATTGAAGACGCTCGACTGTACGAACAACATGATCTCACTGCTCGACGTGAGCTGGAACACCGGGCTGGAGGAGCTTAACTGTTCACACAACGGTTTGACCACATTGGATGTGAGTCGTAATACGGCGCTGAAGGTGCTCGACTGTTCGAGTAATGCATTGGGGACGATTGACGTGAGCCACAACACGGCCTTAATCTCGTTGAGCTGCTCTGAAAACGGCCTCTCACAGATCGACGTGAGCCGAAACACCGCATTAAAGTCGCTCGATTGCTGCATCAATCAACTGACCCTGCTCGACGTCAGCCGAAACACGGCTTTGACTGATTTGAACTGCTTTGCCAATGAGTTCCGGTCGATTGATGTCAGCCGCAACACGGCCTTGACCCGTCTCATCTGTTCGGGAAACAAGCTGACCGCGTTGGATATCCGTCCCCACACTGCACTAGAGGAACTCAATTGCCAGCAAAACAAAATCATCCAACTCGACCTCAGTCAGAACACGGCGCTGAAGTCGTTGCGCTGCTCCGAAAACCGGCTTACAACGCTCGATTTGAGCGCCAATCAATCCCTCGAGTTGCTGCAGTGTTACGGAAACCAGTTGACTGCCGCCGCTCTCGATCGCATCTATTGCGCCCTGCCCGATCGAACCGCTAAGGAGCCCGGCGAGCTATTCCCTGCGTGGACAGATGATTGGGATGACGCCCCCGATCCAGACAAGCCCAAAGTGTTGGCCGCGAACGGCCGAAACGCCACTCGTAAGAATTGGAAAATCCTTTATAAGAGTAATGGTGTAACCAGATCAGGTCTCGGCATCGAAATCACCGGCTTCACAGGGCGATACATCTGTGGCAGCGGCAAGTAG
- a CDS encoding AMP-dependent synthetase/ligase produces MIPHFAELIHHQAERYGQRVALLHRDPRTGKWLGISWNAFADRVRLTSQALIEYGIGVQENIGIYAPNMPQYFYTAFGAYGARAVEVPMYPTGSPDQIKYIVRDANIRLLFVGEQQQYNNAYKAQQEMGDTLRKIVIFDRSVVRYPTDETSVFFEEFVRLGDNARAETAARIRRNEATDDDVALIIYTSGTTGEPKGVVITHANFREMMRIHTLRLPMVTERDLSMCFLPLVHIFEKGWTNFCLCRGVRIAINRDPKMIRQTLLEVRPTLMCNVPRFWEKVYAGANERLTRAAGPMQRLLRDALRTGREYVLNYRRTGETPPRTLALKFAFYQKTVYSALKRAVGIERGNIFPVAGAPLSDEIAEFLLSVDIPIVYGYGLSETSATVCCYPTVGYTLGSIGTLMPDIDVRIDPENNEILVRGKTIMREYYRKPEETRRAFTPDGYFRTGDAGRLGEDGCTLFFQERIKDLFKTSNGKYIAPQAIEMSLGGNPYIEQCAVIADERKFVSALIVPAFDALEAHARARGIAFTDRADLIAREDIIRFYRSLIEEAQQHFASFEKIKRFTLLQRPFTIQDGELTDTLKLRRGAIARRYAAEIEAMYKDTEK; encoded by the coding sequence ATGATTCCCCATTTCGCAGAACTAATCCACCATCAGGCCGAACGCTACGGCCAACGCGTCGCCCTGCTTCATCGCGATCCACGCACCGGCAAGTGGCTCGGCATCTCCTGGAACGCCTTTGCCGACCGCGTCCGACTCACCTCGCAGGCACTCATCGAGTACGGCATCGGCGTGCAGGAAAACATCGGCATCTATGCCCCCAATATGCCCCAGTACTTCTACACCGCCTTCGGTGCCTATGGCGCTCGCGCCGTGGAAGTGCCCATGTACCCCACCGGATCGCCCGACCAGATCAAATACATCGTCCGCGACGCCAACATCCGACTGCTCTTCGTCGGCGAACAGCAGCAGTACAACAACGCCTACAAGGCGCAACAGGAGATGGGCGACACGCTCCGGAAGATCGTCATCTTCGACCGCAGCGTCGTCCGTTATCCCACCGACGAGACGAGCGTCTTCTTCGAGGAGTTCGTCCGCCTCGGTGACAACGCCCGCGCCGAAACCGCCGCGCGCATCCGCCGCAACGAGGCCACCGACGACGACGTGGCCCTCATCATCTACACCTCCGGTACGACGGGCGAGCCCAAGGGCGTCGTCATCACTCACGCCAACTTTCGCGAGATGATGCGCATTCACACCCTCCGTCTGCCGATGGTCACCGAGCGTGACCTCTCCATGTGCTTCCTACCACTCGTCCACATCTTCGAGAAGGGCTGGACCAACTTCTGCCTCTGCCGCGGCGTACGCATCGCCATCAACCGCGACCCGAAAATGATCCGCCAGACGCTGCTCGAAGTGCGGCCCACGCTCATGTGCAACGTGCCGCGCTTCTGGGAGAAGGTCTACGCCGGCGCCAACGAACGCCTCACCCGCGCCGCCGGGCCTATGCAGCGCCTCCTGCGTGACGCCCTCCGCACCGGCCGCGAGTATGTCCTCAACTATCGCCGTACGGGCGAGACGCCTCCCCGCACGCTGGCCCTCAAGTTCGCCTTCTACCAAAAGACGGTCTACAGCGCCCTCAAACGCGCCGTCGGCATCGAGCGCGGCAACATCTTCCCCGTGGCCGGCGCGCCCCTCTCGGACGAGATCGCCGAGTTCCTCCTCTCCGTCGACATTCCCATCGTCTACGGCTACGGCCTCTCCGAAACCTCCGCCACCGTCTGCTGCTACCCCACCGTGGGCTACACCCTCGGCTCCATTGGCACCCTCATGCCCGACATCGACGTCCGTATCGATCCGGAGAACAACGAGATCCTTGTCCGCGGCAAGACCATCATGCGCGAGTATTACCGTAAGCCCGAAGAGACCCGCCGCGCCTTCACGCCCGACGGATACTTCCGCACCGGCGACGCGGGTAGGCTCGGGGAGGACGGCTGCACGCTCTTCTTCCAAGAGCGCATTAAGGATCTCTTCAAGACCTCGAACGGCAAATACATCGCCCCGCAAGCGATCGAGATGAGCCTCGGCGGCAACCCCTACATCGAGCAGTGCGCCGTCATAGCCGACGAGCGCAAGTTCGTCAGCGCCCTCATCGTGCCTGCCTTCGACGCCCTCGAGGCCCATGCCCGCGCCCGCGGCATAGCCTTCACCGACCGTGCCGATCTCATCGCCCGTGAGGACATCATCCGCTTCTACCGTTCGCTCATCGAGGAGGCACAGCAGCATTTCGCCTCGTTCGAGAAGATCAAGCGTTTCACCCTTCTCCAGCGCCCCTTCACCATCCAGGACGGCGAATTGACCGACACCCTCAAGCTCCGTCGTGGCGCCATCGCCCGTCGCTACGCCGCCGAGATTGAGGCCATGTATAAGGACACGGAGAAATGA
- a CDS encoding DUF6261 family protein: MTTTSNDLPEVAKIEERGGWNFTIALHVEFQYEQYNRIKDFDQAKLKFPAGLMEIWNGRLSREVKVNKTVKESAFVTQLSDLDKERDKMLTSIFAIVRGQKLSPKKSTAEAAARLARVLKPYANIQRASFDEESADIRGLKEDVRTLTDDIATLGLTDSFTELFALNDSFVALRLQRQVESPREDLPNARVARAETSEAYDVVCCYIEAAFLHAANEEDRAAIGALIKDLNKVTAAYKTTYNKKVGQRKRGAAKPDDDQSEE; the protein is encoded by the coding sequence ATGACAACGACAAGCAATGACCTGCCAGAGGTCGCTAAAATCGAAGAGCGCGGCGGATGGAACTTTACCATCGCGCTGCATGTAGAGTTTCAGTATGAGCAATACAATCGAATCAAGGATTTTGATCAGGCGAAACTGAAATTTCCCGCTGGACTGATGGAAATATGGAACGGGCGGCTGAGCCGGGAGGTGAAGGTGAATAAGACGGTGAAAGAATCGGCTTTTGTCACGCAGCTGAGCGATCTCGACAAAGAGCGAGACAAGATGCTGACGAGCATTTTTGCCATCGTCCGCGGCCAAAAACTATCGCCCAAAAAGTCTACGGCCGAGGCCGCCGCACGCTTGGCACGTGTGCTGAAGCCTTACGCGAATATCCAGCGGGCCTCATTTGATGAGGAGTCGGCTGACATCCGAGGGTTGAAGGAAGACGTGCGCACACTGACGGACGACATCGCCACGCTGGGACTCACCGACTCCTTTACGGAACTTTTCGCCCTGAACGACTCCTTCGTTGCGCTTCGCCTCCAGCGGCAGGTGGAGTCGCCGAGGGAAGATCTGCCCAATGCGCGCGTGGCACGCGCCGAGACGAGCGAGGCTTACGACGTCGTTTGCTGCTACATCGAAGCCGCTTTCTTGCATGCCGCCAATGAGGAAGACCGCGCCGCGATCGGTGCCCTGATCAAGGATTTGAACAAGGTGACGGCCGCTTACAAGACGACGTACAACAAGAAGGTCGGGCAGCGGAAGCGGGGCGCGGCGAAGCCTGACGACGATCAGTCGGAGGAATGA
- the rseP gene encoding RIP metalloprotease RseP: METFLIKALQLILSLSILVLVHEFGHFLFARLFKVRVEKFYLFFDPWFALFRFKPKNSDTEYGVGWLPLGGYCKISGMIDESMDKEQMAQPPQPWEFRSKPAGQRLLIMVGGVLFNFLLAIFIYSMVLFTWGDTYLPLRNVTAGMEFSQTFREIGFRNGDILLRADEEPLERLDEHCLRQVVGARTVTVLRDGQETAIAIPADAMQRLLRNKDGFANYRYPAVINKVVAETAQQAGLREGDRITAVDTVASVAFSDLREQLYADRGREATLRIVRADGSTAQIMVPIDSAGHIGVQMRSPLSLYETTTRTYNLFTAFPAGVALGWNTLTGYVGDMKYVFTREGASSIGGFGTIGNIFPAAWDSRTFWMLTAFLSVILAFMNILPIPALDGGHIMFLLYEVVTRRKPSDKFLEYAQIVGMVLLFGLLLYANGNDVLRFFFRS, translated from the coding sequence ATGGAAACCTTTTTGATCAAAGCCCTACAGCTCATCCTCAGCCTATCGATTCTTGTGCTGGTGCATGAGTTCGGGCATTTCCTCTTCGCCCGCCTCTTCAAGGTGCGCGTTGAGAAGTTCTACCTCTTCTTCGACCCCTGGTTCGCCCTGTTCCGGTTCAAACCCAAAAACAGCGACACGGAATACGGCGTCGGCTGGCTACCCCTCGGCGGATACTGTAAGATCTCCGGCATGATCGACGAATCGATGGACAAGGAGCAGATGGCGCAGCCCCCGCAGCCGTGGGAGTTTCGCTCCAAGCCGGCCGGACAACGGCTGCTGATCATGGTCGGCGGCGTGCTCTTCAACTTCCTCCTGGCCATCTTCATCTACTCGATGGTGCTCTTCACGTGGGGCGACACGTACCTGCCGCTCCGGAACGTCACGGCCGGCATGGAGTTCAGCCAGACGTTCCGCGAGATCGGCTTCCGCAACGGCGACATCCTGCTGCGCGCCGACGAGGAGCCTCTGGAGCGGCTGGACGAACACTGCTTGCGCCAGGTGGTCGGTGCGCGCACCGTCACCGTGCTGCGCGATGGACAGGAGACGGCCATCGCCATCCCTGCCGACGCCATGCAGCGTCTGCTCCGCAACAAGGATGGCTTCGCCAACTATCGCTATCCGGCGGTCATTAACAAGGTCGTTGCCGAGACGGCTCAGCAGGCCGGGCTGCGCGAGGGCGACCGCATAACGGCCGTCGACACCGTCGCCAGCGTGGCCTTCTCCGACCTCCGCGAGCAACTCTACGCCGACCGCGGACGCGAGGCCACGCTGCGCATTGTGCGTGCGGACGGCTCCACGGCGCAGATCATGGTGCCGATCGACTCGGCCGGCCATATCGGCGTGCAGATGCGTTCGCCGCTGTCGCTTTACGAGACCACGACGCGCACCTACAACCTCTTCACGGCCTTCCCCGCCGGCGTCGCCTTGGGCTGGAACACGCTCACGGGCTACGTGGGCGACATGAAGTACGTCTTCACCCGCGAGGGCGCCTCGTCGATCGGCGGCTTCGGCACGATCGGCAACATCTTCCCTGCGGCTTGGGACTCGCGCACGTTCTGGATGCTGACGGCCTTCCTGAGCGTCATCCTGGCCTTCATGAACATCCTGCCCATCCCGGCGCTCGACGGCGGGCACATCATGTTCTTGCTCTACGAGGTGGTGACGCGTCGCAAGCCGTCGGATAAGTTCCTCGAGTACGCCCAGATCGTGGGCATGGTGCTGCTCTTCGGCCTCCTGCTCTACGCCAACGGCAACGACGTGCTGCGCTTCTTCTTCCGAAGTTGA